The following proteins come from a genomic window of Chionomys nivalis chromosome 9, mChiNiv1.1, whole genome shotgun sequence:
- the LOC130881442 gene encoding heterogeneous nuclear ribonucleoprotein A1-like: MGGLPLSEQKQGMSELGSVSKSESPKEPEQLQKLFIGGLSFETTDKSLRSHFEQWGTLTVMRDPNTKRSRGFGFVTYATVEEVDCAMNARPHTVDGRVVEPKRAVTREDSQRPGTHLTVKKIFVGGIKEDTEEHHLRDYFKQYGKIEVTEIMTDRGSGKKRGFAFVTFDDHDCVDKTVIQKYHTVNGHNSEVRKALSKQEMASALSSQRGGSGSGNFGGGRGGCFGSNDNFGRGANFSGRGDIAKLSVISISC, translated from the coding sequence TGTCTAAGTCAGAGTCTCCCAAGGAGCCGGAACAGCTGCAGAAACTCTTCATTGGAGGGTTGAGCTTCGAAACAACCGACAAGAGTTTGAGGAGCCATTTTGAGCAATGGGGAACACTCACGGTCATGAGAGATCCAAACACCAAACGATCCAGGGGCTTTGGGTTTGTTACATACGCCACTGTGGAGGAAGTGGATTGCGCTATGAATGCAAGACCCCATACGGTGGATGGAAGAGTTGTGGAACCTAAGAGAGCTGTGACAAGAGAGGATTCTCAGAGACCAGGTACCCACTTAACCGTGAAAAAGATCTTTGTTGGTGGTATTAAAGAAGACACGGAAGAACATCACCTGAGAGATTATTTTAAGCAGTATGGGAAAATTGAAGTGACTGAAATCATGACTGACAGAGGCAGTGGAAAGaagagaggttttgcttttgtcacCTTTGATGACCATGACTGTGTGGACAAGACTGTTATTCAGAAATACCATACTGTGAACGGGCACAACAGTGAAGTAAGAAAAGCCCTATCCAAGCAGGAGATGGCTAGTGCTTTGTCCAGTCAAAGAGGTGGAAGTGGTTCTGGAAACTTTGGTGGTGGTCGTGGAGGCTGTTTTGGCAGCAATGACAATTTTGGTCGAGGGGCAAACTTCAGTGGTCGTGGTGATATAGCAAAGCTGAGTGTTATATCAATCTCGTGCTGA